A single region of the Hippoglossus hippoglossus isolate fHipHip1 chromosome 17, fHipHip1.pri, whole genome shotgun sequence genome encodes:
- the pex5lb gene encoding PEX5-related protein isoform X4: protein MYQVQLVSEQQESRPLLSPSIDDFLSESRSDAASSRPLTSNTAAQNLVDLSEPREVSGGRRRSPLRRKGSSMSPRRRACPEETELIQVEVDHLPVRPRTPERVSLDSVSVSSPLDKWEEVNLDVEDGGRRMRHEKKCTSHHSSSELLWSAEFKTDPVTKNVHSFTSSPQECGASRQRRRTRCVLTRNESQEDEFVRAKAAVESDTEFWDKMQAEWEELARRNWLEESEGQQPIPPSVSPVEKGYYFNTTNPYREWTNAFAEGQEKARDGDLNAAVLLLEAAILQDPLDSEAWQLLGTTQAENENEQAAIVSLQRCLELQPNNLLALMALAVSFTNSSMQREACDALRRWIRNNPRYKHLGLEHRSPLQGSPATPRRGPHTFTSARCELQSVLLLFQEAVLFNLDSVDPDLQTGLGVLFNLSSDFNKAVEAFTAALSVRPQDYRLWNRLGATLANGNRSEEAVEAYSRALELQPGFIRSRYNLGISCINLGAHREAVSNFLTALNQQRRSQRCSHQQMSANIWAALRIAISMMDQPELFQAANVGDLDLLMRAFDVGDI from the exons CTCAGAACCTGGTGGACCTCAGCGAGCCGAGGGAGGTCagtggggggaggaggaggagtcctCTGAGGAGGAAGGGCAGCTCGATGAGTCCTCGACGGCGAGCGTGTCCTGAGGAGACGGAGCTTATCCAGGTGGAGGTGGATCACCTGCCCGTCCGTCCCAGGACACCTGAGCGGGTGTCCCTGGACTCAG tCAGTGTTTCGTCTCCTCTGGACAAATGGGAAGAGGTGAATCTGGACGTGGAGGACGGAGGACGCAGGATGAGACATGAGAAGAAATGCACCTCCCATCACTCCTCCAGTGAACTGCTGTG GTCTGCAGAGTTTAAAACTGATCCAGTGACCAAGAACGTCCACAGCTTCACCTCGTCACCACAG GAATGTGGGGCGTCCAGACAGCGAAGACGAACTCGTTGCGTTCTGACCAGAAACGAGTCTCAGGAGGACGAGTTTGTCAGAGCGAAGGCTGCTGTCGAG tcgGACACTGAGTTCTGGGATAAGATGCAGGCAGAGTGGGAGGAGCTCGCTCGGAGAAACTGGCTGGAGGAGTCCGAGGGTCAGCAGCCGATCCCGCCCAGCGTCTCACCTGTGGAGAAG gGTTACTACTTCAACACTACCAACCCGTACAGAGAGTGGACCAACGCCTTCGCCGAGGGTCAGGAGAAAGCTCGGGACGGAGACCTGAATGCCGctgtcctgctgctggaggccgCCATTTTACAGGACCCGCTGGACTCTgag GCGTGGCAGCTTCTGGGAACGACTCAGGCTGAGAACGAGAACGAACAGGCCGCCATCGTGTCCCTGCAGAG gtgTCTGGAGCTCCAGCCCAACAACCTCCTGGCTCTCATGGCGCTTGCCGTCAGCTTCACTAACAGCAGCATGCAGCGGGAGGCGTGTGACGCCCTGCGCCGCTGGATCAGGAACAACCCACGATACAAACACCTGGGCCTGGAGCACAGGAGCCCCCTACAGGGTTCACCGGCCACACCACGCAGGGGCCCCCACACCTTCACTTCGGCCAG gtgtgagcTGCAGAGTGTGTTGCTCCTCTTCCAGGAAGCGGTTCTGTTTAATCTGGACTCAGTGGATCCAGATCTTCAGACTGGACTCGGTGTTCTCTTTAATCTCAGCTCCGACTTTAACAAAGCAGTGGAGGCTTTTACTGCAGCGCTGTCTGTCAGgccacag GACTACCGGCTGTGGAACCGTCTCGGAGCGACGCTGGCGAACGGGAATCGCAGCGAGGAGGCGGTGGAGGCGTACAGCCGCGCTCTGGAGCTGCAGCCGGGATTCATCCGCTCCAGATACAACCTGGGAATCAGTTGCATCAACCTGGGAGCTCACAG GGAGGCCGTCAGTAACTTCCTGACAGCTCTGAACCAGCAGAGGCGGAGTCAGCGCTGCAGCCACCAGCAGATGTCGGCCAACATCTGGGCGGCGCTGCGTATCGCCATCTCCATGATGGACCAACCAGAGCTGTTCCAGGCTGCCAACGTCGGGGACCTGGACCTTTTGATGAGGGCCTTCGACGTGGGCGACATCTGA
- the pex5lb gene encoding PEX5-related protein isoform X3 — translation MYQVQLVSEQQESRPLLSPSIDDFLSESRSDAASSRPLTSNTAVLSTAQNLVDLSEPREVSGGRRRSPLRRKGSSMSPRRRACPEETELIQVEVDHLPVRPRTPERVSLDSVSVSSPLDKWEEVNLDVEDGGRRMRHEKKCTSHHSSSELLWSAEFKTDPVTKNVHSFTSSPQECGASRQRRRTRCVLTRNESQEDEFVRAKAAVESDTEFWDKMQAEWEELARRNWLEESEGQQPIPPSVSPVEKGYYFNTTNPYREWTNAFAEGQEKARDGDLNAAVLLLEAAILQDPLDSEAWQLLGTTQAENENEQAAIVSLQRCLELQPNNLLALMALAVSFTNSSMQREACDALRRWIRNNPRYKHLGLEHRSPLQGSPATPRRGPHTFTSARCELQSVLLLFQEAVLFNLDSVDPDLQTGLGVLFNLSSDFNKAVEAFTAALSVRPQDYRLWNRLGATLANGNRSEEAVEAYSRALELQPGFIRSRYNLGISCINLGAHREAVSNFLTALNQQRRSQRCSHQQMSANIWAALRIAISMMDQPELFQAANVGDLDLLMRAFDVGDI, via the exons TTCTGTCCACAGCTCAGAACCTGGTGGACCTCAGCGAGCCGAGGGAGGTCagtggggggaggaggaggagtcctCTGAGGAGGAAGGGCAGCTCGATGAGTCCTCGACGGCGAGCGTGTCCTGAGGAGACGGAGCTTATCCAGGTGGAGGTGGATCACCTGCCCGTCCGTCCCAGGACACCTGAGCGGGTGTCCCTGGACTCAG tCAGTGTTTCGTCTCCTCTGGACAAATGGGAAGAGGTGAATCTGGACGTGGAGGACGGAGGACGCAGGATGAGACATGAGAAGAAATGCACCTCCCATCACTCCTCCAGTGAACTGCTGTG GTCTGCAGAGTTTAAAACTGATCCAGTGACCAAGAACGTCCACAGCTTCACCTCGTCACCACAG GAATGTGGGGCGTCCAGACAGCGAAGACGAACTCGTTGCGTTCTGACCAGAAACGAGTCTCAGGAGGACGAGTTTGTCAGAGCGAAGGCTGCTGTCGAG tcgGACACTGAGTTCTGGGATAAGATGCAGGCAGAGTGGGAGGAGCTCGCTCGGAGAAACTGGCTGGAGGAGTCCGAGGGTCAGCAGCCGATCCCGCCCAGCGTCTCACCTGTGGAGAAG gGTTACTACTTCAACACTACCAACCCGTACAGAGAGTGGACCAACGCCTTCGCCGAGGGTCAGGAGAAAGCTCGGGACGGAGACCTGAATGCCGctgtcctgctgctggaggccgCCATTTTACAGGACCCGCTGGACTCTgag GCGTGGCAGCTTCTGGGAACGACTCAGGCTGAGAACGAGAACGAACAGGCCGCCATCGTGTCCCTGCAGAG gtgTCTGGAGCTCCAGCCCAACAACCTCCTGGCTCTCATGGCGCTTGCCGTCAGCTTCACTAACAGCAGCATGCAGCGGGAGGCGTGTGACGCCCTGCGCCGCTGGATCAGGAACAACCCACGATACAAACACCTGGGCCTGGAGCACAGGAGCCCCCTACAGGGTTCACCGGCCACACCACGCAGGGGCCCCCACACCTTCACTTCGGCCAG gtgtgagcTGCAGAGTGTGTTGCTCCTCTTCCAGGAAGCGGTTCTGTTTAATCTGGACTCAGTGGATCCAGATCTTCAGACTGGACTCGGTGTTCTCTTTAATCTCAGCTCCGACTTTAACAAAGCAGTGGAGGCTTTTACTGCAGCGCTGTCTGTCAGgccacag GACTACCGGCTGTGGAACCGTCTCGGAGCGACGCTGGCGAACGGGAATCGCAGCGAGGAGGCGGTGGAGGCGTACAGCCGCGCTCTGGAGCTGCAGCCGGGATTCATCCGCTCCAGATACAACCTGGGAATCAGTTGCATCAACCTGGGAGCTCACAG GGAGGCCGTCAGTAACTTCCTGACAGCTCTGAACCAGCAGAGGCGGAGTCAGCGCTGCAGCCACCAGCAGATGTCGGCCAACATCTGGGCGGCGCTGCGTATCGCCATCTCCATGATGGACCAACCAGAGCTGTTCCAGGCTGCCAACGTCGGGGACCTGGACCTTTTGATGAGGGCCTTCGACGTGGGCGACATCTGA